The Juglans microcarpa x Juglans regia isolate MS1-56 chromosome 2D, Jm3101_v1.0, whole genome shotgun sequence DNA window TGCTGTGCACGGCCATTTCTCGATAAAATCTGATGTGTTTAGCTTTGGAGTCGTTATGCTGGAGATCCTTAGTGGCAGGAAAATAGCAACCTTCTGCCATTCAGATCGCTTAGTGAATCTCCTAGGATATGTAAGTAACTAAAATGTCAAACATTCTGAACTCAATTTATTCTTCATACTTATGTCAAACATTCAGATAGACCTTCCATATCTGACATTATTTCTATGCTAAGCCATGAAAATACAAATTTGCCTGCTTCTAAAGAATCAGCCTTCTATATCTGTACAAGCTACTCTGCTTCATCTATGCAGCAAACTAATTCTCTGAGTGATGTAATAGTTTCAGGCATTGTGGCCGATGATAGCTAGCAACTTCCCCAAACTGTTTTAAGTTTTAGATAAAGGGCTTTTGAAATGGAATTGTATGTTGAAATATGCAAGCAATTGgaatattgtatattttataaattcttttgctaaaattttaggttgtgtttggatgttgaactgagttaagttgagttgagttgagatgataaaatattgttagaatattattttttaatattattattattttaggatttaaaaaagttgaattgtttattatattttgtgttgaaatttgaaaaaattataatgataaattgagatgagttgagaggaatttATCATCCAAACGAAGCCGATCAATGTATCTTTAGACACAATTTTCGTTAGCTCACATGTCCATGTCGTTCAAAACTTCAGATTAGACTACATGCATATGAATATTACCAAAATATTTGTTGGGAGTTATAGAATTTTTAAGGCTGAATTCTTTAAGGCTTTTCGTAACCAAGTGCAACAATATACAAATCTTATtccaatttatcttatcttttctcatttacttttcaaacatcattcaaatacatactatttttaaactaatcattacaattttttcaaactttcagatcaaaacataaaaagcaatttaactttttcaaatctcaaaacaaaaataatattaaaaaattattctaacagtattttaattttataatatttttattcaactttttttttttctctccttacccaaaatccaaaaaatatttaattcaaactatttcactattattcacaaaccatcttactactatttacaaaactctcatctcatctcattcctcaaGTCTTTAATCTATCCATCAACCATAACATTTGTTGGAAGTTATATGCACAAAAATTAGCCATAAATGTTTAGAGCATGAGAATGAGATGCATTTCTCCTCGAGAGTGATCAAGCAGTATGTTAGACTGTGGAGAGGAAACTCAGGCGCACCTTTGATCAGGGGTTTCAAAGTTGAGACAGAGATTGATATTTGATCGATCCCAAGAAGGTTCAAATGATGGAGCAAAACAGAAAATGAGAGAGTTATGCTATTTtaaaccaaaacaaatagaattttgagaaatgtttgtacttcatttcaaatttcttctaTCTCCAATCACATTTACTTAtatgacatattttttttaattttccattcAAATGATGGAGATGATAAAATCAAGATCATGAAAAGTaagtcataatttttttattcccgAGCactcttttcttcatttctttatttctcaACCAACTAGCTAGACAATCTATTAGTTGGGTTCGACCCAAAACTACCATTGAGAAATCAAAGATGTTATGTATGTCACCATATACCTGCCTCGATCTAACAAACTAAAGTATTAGTTAGCACAAAATAACGTATATAATACTTTATAGGTTTTTACATATGTGTTCCTCACTCATTTCtgaatttcatttcaatttttgagCGTTTTTCATGTTATGCCTTCTACCTCTTGTGCATCAAGATTTCTCCACGttcttctttgaatttgaaGGCTTCAATTATGTACAAAAAAGATAGATAGATAAAGTGTGCTCTATAATGTCTATTGAGCCTTTGAtcattctatttgaaaaattcacatattacaaaaaaactgtttatttgttatcagttattttctataaaaatgattatttcaagttatatattttcgtcacaaataatcatttttatcgcGAATAACttgtcataaatatttatttttcttataataacaaaagataataaatgTAGTAAGGCATGCAAGAACTCATGTGATAATAGATGAATACATGTGGTACTATATGATAAAGCATAAGTATTATGTCATGATCTACATTTTATGACATTAATGTgccataaattataattattatttcttctatattttaaaactatctAATAATTTAACTCATGTACCATATTTGTTTATGACAAATTATGACatggaaaatgtgaaatatCATTCTCTTGGTCTATCGACTGctcatgtatttttttcctcCCCTATGGGCAATGTTGActtctgcatgcatgcatctgcaCGTTGAGGAGTCCTAGCCCCTTGGACTGTACGTTAAAGTTTTGACCCGATACTAATAAGGAAGAGATCAGGCTATAAAAGTACTATTTACTTGTTGACTATGAAATCATGCCATTGATCTCTGATCTCCAGTCTTCATCTCTTGCTCATATCGACCAGTTTTCTTCACCTTTAATTTCTCCATTAAATTGAGTTCCCTttactccctctctctctccgaaattgattttcaactttTGAAAGTAGACTAGACTGGATTTTCTACGAACAATATATCAgtttgcaataattttttttcatgaatttacTAAATCTGTAGTCCGGATATAGaaatagtttcatctcatctcatctcattgttacaactttcttaaattcttacaaaaaaatataataaacaattcaactttttcaaattttaaaataataataatattaaataataaaattctagcaatatcttattcaacttttaacttttatctaagactatctcatcttatcttattattcaaacggggcctaaaaccattgttttcaatttcgtaccgtaccagcCGGCGACCGATATTTGCTGTACCGGCTGCTGAGCCGATACAGGTACCATATACGTTTCGTACCAGTCCAAATACCAgccgtaccggcctcaatttcggcctgtaccgacctatatttcggcctttaatttttaattttttcaaattataagtttattttttgacctccaattcagactaggctatttataatttatatatatatgtatttatatataatttattcatatatagactattattttataatataatatatatttatatataatttattcatatatcgactatttcGAAACGGTATACGAAACAGTATtagtatcgaaatatttcgttccagtatcTTGACCGATACGACTTCtggtacgatattcaaaacattgcctAAAACACCAACGATGTTGAATTGTGATACCTTGTATTAGCTGATGAGTGTATGTGCATGgaatttcatattatttgaaaggtaaaagtttttactttttataataattctaaTGAGActtgaattattaattaattaattaattagtccTTTTGCAGTAGGACTTTGATGTAAGAGTAACTTGGACTTCCATTTGAGTGCATGTCACAAATGAACTTTTACGGTATCAAAgcctattttaaaaaaaaaaaaagatatttaactTGAACTGTGCCACATAAATAGGATGACTCGAGGGGGAGATAGTGACAGATACACCACCCATCCCGACGGATAAGATTTTGCCGTTTataatagtttaaaaatataaatataaaaggggcatatatatatatatatatatatgattttccttttcacaataattaattgtctttcaatttaaatgtatttaattatgagtaatattagTAGGTACATATCCTAAACATATaaaccttttataaaaatgtggatTAAACCAAGAAAAAGTaagttttcacatttttttatagtgaattttattttttaaataaaaaatttacataaaacttacatatttaaaatttgtatatatcatttatttttaattatttatctccTTCTCGTTTTCCTCTGGTCAATGATAATGTGCCGTATATGACCAAGCATTCGATGCTCGATTTCCAGGAATTGGGAATGGAAAATTGGAATCCATTCTCCCATTTGACCTCTCTACACTGCTATTACCTAATCACATCAATTGATCAAAAAGGAAGATCGACTATGGCGATTTGgatagttaaaatatttgagaatatttataaataataataaaataatttatgaataataataataaaatagtttgagttaaaatattttattaaattttaataaatgaaagagaagaaattgaataaaaatataggatttagtgttttattttatattttgaaaaagttgtaatgaatagaagaaaaaattaaaattaaaaaatattttgtgtttgaataatatttagaaataaaatatttaaaaatatgtaaaaatatataaaaaaacagttATATTTCCAAACGGTCCGGATTTAAAAACACACCACCACTTCAATATACAAAAGTTTTTAATCTCTAGCTATCTAATTATGTTCTCACTTTTCCAAAATGAGAACATAGAGATTGTAAAAGTGGGAATATGAAATGCAGCTGCTGATCTTCTCTAGGTGCCGTGGATAATTGTGTGTGTTTTCAAATCTATGTTCTTGCTTTCCCCAAATGAGAACATAAAGATAGTGAAAGTAGGAATTTCATATTAAATGCATCAAAACAAACGGttgcaaatgtttttttttaccaattGGGACTTACTAGTAGCTCCAAGTCACAACAGATCGATTCACTTGTCAGATCAAAGCAAATCGCCGATGGCGGACTCCTCCTCGCTTTGTCGAGAAGCATAAGCCCAAACTTATAGTTCATTACCTCTTTACTTTTAATTTACTCTGTCCCTCTTAACATTAGAGTCACTGTAATGAAGTTTTTGAATGGGGCGCACAACCTCTCCTTATGTATCTCCCATTTTAATTTCAAtgcatctttaattaaaaaaaaaaaaatacaatcttgTACAGTTTAGAGAGGATGAAATTTAGGAGATTGTTTCTAGACATAAAATTTGATGGGTATATTATGTTGTGAAAACGAtgacaaaaaagataaaatcaaaCGAATAAACAATCACACGACATAAAATTAATGTGGTTCAATAATGTGCTTACGTCCAGAGttgtagatgattttattatgCTAATGAATGACTACATACACTTTGGAGGTGAAAATACATTGTTCAGAACCGACTATACTATTcattaagtacatatttatagaGTTGCATGGcagaaatcttaatttttaattttctgtatTATTTGCTTGAGCGAATCTCAAATGAACTCTTTGTCCGACGTTCGTTCGAGCGTCCTGTCGAGTGAACTATCTGCCTGAACTTCCTTCGAGTGACTTGTCGTGCAAACGTCAAATGAACTTTCTGTTTGGTGCTTCCTGAGTCACAAACAGTGCCAAAAATCTTTCTGGGGACAGTTGTATGATCCATGTCTCATTGGAAATATGCCAAAAAAACTATTATAGATCCTTGTTGAATTAGGTAAGGGAAATTTTTGGTTTGAGCCTTAGCATTCATCTGGTGTGCTAGCTGATAAAATTCAAGAGATTGATTATCCTTTGCTCCAGATTTGTGATTTGCTATCTCCAGTCAGTTGGAATATTCCCCGTCTTTCAGTTTTGGTCAGGGAAGATTTATGTAATGAAATTCTGCAATCTAAAATTCGGTTGAAGCAAGATTCAGACATTTTCATTTGGGCACCTTCGTTTGATGGTAAATTTTCTACTAAGAgggtatgaaatattttaaggCTTCAATCAGAACCTCCCCATTGGGCAAAATGGACCTGGTTTAGAGGTATTCCtagtaaaatttcttatattgcttgaaaattttggaattaTGCACTGCCTGTTGATGcgaatcttaaaaaaattgatattcatTTACCATCTCATTGCTATTGTTGTGTGGATAAAGATGTTATTGAAACGAAAGAACATCTATTTGGGAATGGTTTTCTAGCTGAAAAaacttggaattttttttttccaagaggTTAGATGTTAGATATAAAAGAGGTATTTTTGATCGTGCTTCACTTTGGTGGTCGAAAGCCAAAAGTTCTTCTCAGTTGGGGATAGTGCGTGATCTTATTCCGactatgattatttggagacTTTGGTTTTTTCGGTGTAAGATTTGCATGGAGGATAGCAAATTCACTTGGAAGCATATTGTGTCGCCTATTCTGATGCAGATTCAGAATGTGTTTGTGGTGCCTATGAAGTTCATGTCTTGTTCTATTCGGGACTAAGAGATATTGCGGAGCATTAGATGTCCTATCCTTATTCCGTAATGTACTAAAGCTATAGTTTTTGCTTGGCAACTTCCAAATCATGGTTATTGGAAGTTAAATATAGATGATTGATCGCCTGGTAATCCTGACTTATCCGTTGAAAGTGGTGTGATTCGAGATCATAGAGAAGATTTATTTGCAAGTTTTCTCGTCACTATCAAATTCGGATTAATATTGTAGCTGAATTTTGGGCTTTAAGAGATGGACTTAGACTTTGTAAAGATATGAGCTTATCGAATATTATGGTTGAGACAGATTCTATGATGGTGCTTTCGTGGATTCATCGTAGTGAACGTTTCCACTGGTATTTATGAGACTTTTGAGAATAGGTGATTGAGCTTATTTGGACTCTTAACTTTCGCATTTGTCATGTTTTTCGAGAATGCAATatgattattgatttttttgccAAAAAAGAAGCTTGTAATTCTTGTATAGATCTTCGTGCTCACAGTCTTATTCctagaaaatttaaaagtttgtTGTGCTTTAACAAATGCTCCTTACTTTATCTGCGGTTGAGGGATATTTAGTACGTGAAGGTTGTAGTTCCTTATTTCTGAGTTAGTTTTTAGATTCTTTGTTATCACGTTATCTTCCTATTCTTTATTTCCATTAGAGGTCTTTTtggtcaagaaaaaaaaaaaagaaaaaaaaacgacATAGTGACAAACAAGCTCGCTTAAAACCTGAtgtttttttctaagcaaacgTCGACTATTTCCGAAGTGGGATCGAACATCTCCTCCCATATTTGACGTATGCTTTCCCCgtctgtctatatatatatatatatatctcctgcCAATATTGACGCTTTTCATCACCGATGTCTCTTTCTATAGGTATGATAGGGTAACAATCCATTcagaatttataaataattttaaatataataattttttttattatatttaaacacaattaaattttaaataatattatgttattacataattatattcaaattattatttagtagtaatttatcattttccccCTTTAATTCTCCCATCGActtcccatctctctctctctctctctctctctgcgtttCCGAGCCTTGAGCCCTTCCTTCAATGGCTACCGGGGCAACTTCTTACTTAACCATACCAATTTTTCACTGCTGCTTTCTTTTATGGCTATGTCAAGCAAGGGATACCCTTAGGCCAGGCGAGGATCTGAGAGAGGCTGAGACCTTAATTTCTTTAAATGGGGTCTTTGAGTTAGGCTTCTTCAGCTCCGGCGGAACATCCTCAAGCAGCCACTACTTGGGAATATGGTTCACGAATGACCCAAATAAGAAACCCGTCTGGGTCGCAAACCGTGAATACCCCCTTTTAGATTCCTCCGGAATCCTTTCTATCAGACACGATGGGAATATGTTGATCATAGACAAGAGGGGATTCCCATAATTGTGAACTTTGGAATGCTTGCCCCGAGTAGCAAGACAATAGCGACTCTTCTGGATTCAGGAAATCTTCTTCTTAAAGAAGGAGATAACATTGGCAGAGTTTTTATTATCCATCCGACACTCTTCTGCCTGGAATGAAAATTGGACTGTTCAATTTAGGCACTGAAAACAACAGATCACAGTATCTAGTCTCGTGGCAAAGCTCGTCTGTCCCTTCTACAGGCTCTTTTGCTCTGGGCCTCgataaatataactttacacTTGTCAAGGTTTGGCACAGAGATGGTTTCTCAAGGCAGATTGGATTTTGGGATGGAAAGGGGCttaaatttcaatttgaaaGCTCGTCACATGACCACAATTTTAGCTATGTTTCGAACCCAAATGAGGTTTACTTTTCCATCCGAACTGAAGAAAATCGTAGTTATTCATGGTTTGTGCTTTCGTCATCTGGGCAAATCCAGGAATACAAAATGATGGGACAGAAGATATTAATGGAGAATCGTTCAATTTGCGAAAATACTACAGTCAGCAAGGCGACTGACTGTTACATAAGAACCCCGTACATGTGCCAGAATGGAGATACGTTCTCAGAAATTAAAGGATCTATGCCAGATTCAGCAATCGTAAGCGGTTCGGTTCATCTGGGTCTTAGTGACTGTGAGATATTGTGCAAGGATAATTGTTCTTGTGCTGCTTTTGCTTCGTTCCGAGATGATGACACCGGATGTAAACTTTATTATGGGGAGACAAAGGTTCTTTTGCGATTCATTGGGGAAGGAAAGGGGACAATATATGTTCGTGGGGACACTTCCACAGAATCTGGTAGGCCTAATTGCACTTGAAACATTCTGAACATGCATTTTGATCGAAATCACCATGTTATATGCGGTTATCATTGACAGGTTCaggattttaattttagtaacaTGCCTAAGTGAATGTATAGTTCATCTGATAGGATTTCAACTCTATAGTGGCAAATTCCAAATCCAAGCTACTACATAATTGCAATGCAAATGTATAGTTCATTTGACAGTCTTTAACACTAGAGTTTTGCCCCCAAACAATCACTTATCACAAAAAAGTTTTATCCCCAAGCAATCTGCATTTTCTAGAATTCAAATATGGATAATCTCCATTCATGTAAAAGGCATATTGATGGTCGAATTTCTTTTCAGGTGAACTGCACAACAGAAGGCTGTTGTGGTTAGTAGTAACGCCAGTTCTTTCTCTGATATTGCCCATCATAGTTGCCTTAGTTTGTTACTTGCGCTGGAGAAATCATCGTTTAAAAGACTTGAGTCTGAAGAGATTCCAGGTTCAAGTGGGCTCTTATGTAGCAACagttgatcaagataaaggtggAGACAAATATGGAAGAAAGAAGGATCACGATCTGCCACTGCTCAGTTTCGATTGCGTAGCAACATCTACAAATAACTTTTCTGACGAAAATAAGCTTGGAGAAGGTGGTTTCGGGCCTGTTTACAAGGTAATTCCACAATATTGAATGACTTCCAAGAGTGACGTCGTTTCTTTGATTTCTTAGTTAGACATAATTATCACAGAAGacattttaatttgaaatgaagATTTAGCACGTTGTGTGCAGAAACTGACATGACAGTTTTCTCATCCTCAGGATCATTTCCATGCTTCTGACAGTTAATGTCACAGCAATCAAAACTTAATTATGgttaatattcttttatagGTAAAACTTAATTGTGTTTAGTGTCAATTCATAAGCATCTCTGGCCAAAAAAGAATGGATTGTAAGCATTAGTTTGGATTCTGCTCTATTATGCTATAGAATTAGAAGATACAGGGATATGGGATTTATTTTGATCACTCATTGCTTTACATTTCCGTTTCTGATTTGTGGTTTAAAGCTATTAATATTCTACCAAGAATGTTCTACTCCaggtaataacaaataattgaCATTTGGCAGGGTACTTTGCTGGGGAATGAAATTGCAGTGAAGAGACTTTCTAGACAATCTGGTCAAGGACTGGAGGAGTTTAAAAATGAGGTTCAGTTGATATCAAAGCTGCAACACAGGAACCTCGTTACACTGTTGGGTTGCTGCAttcaaagagaagaaaagatttTGATCTATGAGTACATGGCCAACAAAAGCTTGGATTTCTTCCTGTTTGGTACTCGAAGACCTTATTTCAGTTTCATCTTTGTGCATGTTTTTGGTGATCTTTTGTTCCTCATTAAATTTATAGCTTGAACCAGATCCTACAAAGAAGATGTTATTGGATTGGAAGCACCATTTCAGCATCATTGAAGGGATAGCTCAAGGCCTTCTTTATCTTCACAAGTACTCTCGATGTAGGATCATTCATCGTGATTTGAAAACCAGCAATATATTGTTGGACGCGGACATGAATCCCAAaatatcagattttggcatggcAAGGATTTTTGGAGATGATGAAGCTCGGGCAAAAACGACCAGAGTTGTTGGGACATAGTAAGTGACCGGTTGTTCTTTAAGCATGATTTCAGCATGTATTCTCCTTCAAGTACTAAC harbors:
- the LOC121250787 gene encoding LOW QUALITY PROTEIN: G-type lectin S-receptor-like serine/threonine-protein kinase CES101 (The sequence of the model RefSeq protein was modified relative to this genomic sequence to represent the inferred CDS: inserted 1 base in 1 codon; deleted 2 bases in 1 codon), which produces MATGATSYLTIPIFHCCFLLWLCQARDTLRPGEDLREAETLISLNGVFELGFFSSGGTSSSSHYLGIWFTNDPNKKPVWVANREYPLLDSSGILSIRHDGNMLIIDKRGPIIVNFGMLAPSSKTIATLLDSGNLLLKEGDNXWQSFYYPSDTLLPGMKIGLFNLGTENNRSQYLVSWQSSSVPSTGSFALGLDKYNFTLVKVWHRDGFSRQIGFWDGKGLKFQFESSSHDHNFSYVSNPNEVYFSIRTEENRSYSWFVLSSSGQIQEYKMMGQKILMENRSICENTTVSKATDCYIRTPYMCQNGDTFSEIKGSMPDSAIVSGSVHLGLSDCEILCKDNCSCAAFASFRDDDTGCKLYYGETKVLLRFIGEGKGTIYVRGDTSTESGELHNRRLLWLVVTPVLSLILPIIVALVCYLRWRNHRLKDLSLKRFQVQVGSYVATVDQDKGGDKYGRKKDHDLPLLSFDCVATSTNNFSDENKLGEGGFGPVYKGTLLGNEIAVKRLSRQSGQGLEEFKNEVQLISKLQHRNLVTLLGCCIQREEKILIYEYMANKSLDFFLFDPTKKMLLDWKHHFSIIEGIAQGLLYLHKYSRCRIIHRDLKTSNILLDADMNPKISDFGMARIFGDDEARAKTTRVVGTYGYMSPEYAVHGHFSIKSDVCSFGVIMLEILSGRKIVTLCHSDRFVSLLGYAWDLWKSGKGLEFMDPTLSSTCLSSQFIQCIQVGLLCVQERPGDRPSISDAISMLSHENTNLPAPKESAFYVRTSYSASPMQQTNSLNDVTVSDIVAR